The [Actinobacillus] rossii genome contains a region encoding:
- a CDS encoding phage associated protein, translated as MPYQPLRRCTFPGCRNRVKSGRCEEHKAKDTRLPASQRGYDHKWSKYRAEYLKHHPLCVMCLEKGKYTPATVIDHIQPVENGQADPRFWDITNHQPLCRDCHSYKTRIIDKRGYGAKK; from the coding sequence ATGCCTTATCAACCTTTAAGACGTTGTACTTTTCCAGGCTGTCGTAACCGTGTGAAGTCTGGACGATGTGAAGAACACAAGGCAAAAGATACGAGATTGCCAGCTAGTCAACGTGGTTACGATCACAAATGGAGTAAGTATAGAGCCGAGTATTTAAAACATCATCCCTTATGCGTGATGTGTTTAGAGAAAGGCAAATATACACCCGCAACAGTAATCGACCATATTCAGCCCGTAGAGAATGGACAAGCAGATCCAAGATTTTGGGATATAACCAATCATCAGCCTTTATGCCGAGATTGCCATAGTTATAAAACAAGAATTATAGATAAGCGCGGATATGGTGCGAAGAAATAA